One genomic region from Sphingobacterium multivorum encodes:
- a CDS encoding DUF983 domain-containing protein — protein MEEVKYELSEFKAAWQAKCPRCRIGHVYQGPAYGLKVQKMNSHCEYCGLRYEREPGYFYGAMYVTYAFSIAEMVTACMATYILTGNDSSFILYATVAIMSVVLMSPFNYRYSRIILMYWLTPGLRYDPNVKKKEVDVKASA, from the coding sequence ATGGAAGAAGTTAAATACGAATTATCTGAATTTAAAGCTGCATGGCAAGCGAAATGTCCAAGATGCCGGATCGGCCATGTGTACCAAGGTCCTGCATATGGTCTTAAAGTACAAAAAATGAATAGCCATTGCGAATACTGTGGACTTCGTTATGAGCGTGAGCCAGGTTATTTTTATGGTGCCATGTATGTGACCTATGCGTTCTCCATTGCAGAAATGGTGACAGCTTGTATGGCGACCTATATCCTGACAGGCAATGACTCTTCTTTTATACTCTATGCAACCGTTGCTATCATGAGCGTTGTTTTAATGTCGCCATTCAACTACCGCTATTCCCGTATCATATTGATGTATTGGTTAACTCCAGGCTTAAGATATGATCCGAATGTCAAAAAAAAGGAAGTTGACGTGAAGGCTTCAGCATAA
- a CDS encoding cysteine desulfurase family protein, with product MKDMIYLDNNATTRILDEVWNTMTPYFIQNYANASSVYHQMGREANAAVQLARAQIAEVLNCSPKELFFNSGATESINTVICGIFDKYQSKGNHIITVSTEHKAVLSCCEQLTKKGAQITYLPVDAQGMIRIDDLKNAMSSQTILVCIMAANNETGVCTSLTQIATICKEKDILFFCDATQAIGKINIDLQKVPIDLLCLSAHKLHGPKGIGALYIRRKSKPIQITPLIVGGGQESGFRGGTYNVPAIVGFGKALSLLKPTSYHTVERNRDLLEELLGGIPEIIIHGKNVPRLPNTSYISFKHILASEIMTACPALALSSGSACVTGSREPSHVLMAMGISKEDALSAIRFSLSVLTTQEDIIHCAQLITEAVGKIRDQSPVWQLFKAGLID from the coding sequence ATGAAGGATATGATTTATTTGGACAACAACGCGACAACGCGAATTTTGGATGAGGTATGGAATACCATGACGCCCTACTTCATCCAAAACTATGCGAATGCATCGAGTGTCTATCACCAAATGGGGCGTGAAGCCAATGCCGCCGTCCAACTGGCTAGAGCGCAAATAGCTGAAGTGCTGAATTGTTCACCAAAAGAACTATTTTTCAATTCAGGTGCAACAGAAAGTATTAATACCGTAATCTGTGGCATATTTGACAAATATCAATCCAAGGGAAATCATATTATCACCGTTTCAACAGAACACAAAGCTGTATTAAGCTGCTGTGAACAACTGACGAAAAAAGGAGCGCAGATCACCTATCTCCCCGTCGATGCACAAGGCATGATTCGTATAGACGATTTAAAAAATGCGATGAGCTCCCAGACCATACTCGTTTGCATCATGGCGGCAAATAACGAGACAGGAGTATGCACATCGCTAACTCAAATCGCCACTATTTGTAAGGAGAAAGACATCTTATTTTTCTGTGACGCTACGCAGGCTATTGGAAAAATCAACATTGATCTACAAAAAGTCCCGATTGACCTTTTATGCCTGAGCGCGCATAAACTTCATGGCCCGAAGGGAATCGGTGCCTTATATATCCGTCGAAAATCGAAGCCGATACAGATTACTCCGCTGATTGTAGGCGGTGGTCAGGAAAGCGGATTTAGAGGCGGTACGTACAACGTTCCAGCTATCGTCGGCTTTGGAAAAGCCCTGTCTCTGCTTAAACCAACATCTTATCATACGGTCGAACGAAACCGCGATCTATTGGAAGAACTTTTAGGTGGTATTCCTGAAATCATCATTCATGGAAAAAATGTACCCCGCCTACCAAACACCAGTTACATTAGTTTTAAACATATCCTAGCCAGCGAAATAATGACTGCCTGCCCTGCTTTGGCCCTCTCCTCGGGCTCAGCCTGTGTAACCGGATCCAGAGAACCTTCCCATGTTTTAATGGCTATGGGTATTTCTAAAGAAGACGCATTATCGGCCATTCGCTTTAGCTTAAGCGTGTTGACGACGCAAGAAGATATTATACACTGTGCCCAATTGATCACAGAAGCGGTTGGCAAAATCCGCGATCAATCCCCCGTCTGGCAACTTTTCAAAGCTGGCCTGATCGATTAA
- a CDS encoding HesB/IscA family protein translates to MITVTDKAKTRIEEIMKDEQYDSNYFVRVAVESGGCSGLSYKLNFDNEEKKGDQFFEDKGVKVCLDIKSFLYLAGTELDYSDGLNGKGFEFHNPNASRTCACGESFSV, encoded by the coding sequence ATGATTACAGTTACTGACAAAGCAAAAACTCGTATCGAGGAAATCATGAAGGATGAGCAATATGATAGCAATTACTTTGTGCGTGTTGCTGTGGAAAGTGGCGGTTGTTCGGGCTTGAGTTATAAGCTGAACTTCGATAACGAAGAAAAAAAAGGTGATCAATTTTTCGAAGATAAAGGCGTGAAGGTCTGTTTGGATATAAAATCGTTTTTATACCTAGCAGGTACAGAACTGGATTATTCCGATGGTTTGAACGGAAAAGGGTTTGAATTCCACAACCCGAATGCCAGCCGGACCTGTGCATGCGGCGAGAGCTTCTCCGTTTAA
- the asnA gene encoding aspartate--ammonia ligase: MRTNPRMVFHLTHMEGRKLLNTEVAISFVKDTFVQQLKKALNLIPISSPLVVLDGTGLNDDLNGIERPVSFPIKSLNEKRAVVVHSLAKWKRVRLKELEMLPGEGIVTDMKALRPDEDYTPIHSIYVDQWDWEKVINKDQRNLALLKETVLKIYDALCYTEQQVESKYPQIKAILPENITFISAEELLQKYPNLTAKERENTITKEYGAVFLYGIGGALSNGVAHDGRAADYDDWSTANEAGHKGLNGDILVWNPILNSAFELSSMGIRVDKTALAHQMEIRNCTEKSKLTFHSMLLNDQLPESMGGGIGQSRVCMFMLKKQHIGEVQVSIWEEDKKETLRQEGIDIL, encoded by the coding sequence ATGCGTACCAACCCACGCATGGTATTTCATTTGACTCATATGGAGGGAAGAAAACTTTTAAATACCGAAGTTGCTATCAGCTTCGTGAAAGATACATTTGTCCAACAACTAAAAAAAGCATTAAATTTAATTCCGATCTCGTCACCATTGGTGGTTTTAGATGGCACAGGATTAAATGATGACTTAAATGGAATTGAGCGTCCGGTATCATTTCCGATTAAATCATTGAATGAAAAAAGAGCGGTCGTGGTACATTCATTGGCAAAATGGAAAAGAGTCCGTTTAAAAGAGCTTGAAATGTTACCCGGGGAAGGCATTGTGACCGACATGAAAGCACTGCGGCCTGATGAAGATTACACCCCTATCCATTCGATCTATGTAGACCAATGGGATTGGGAAAAAGTAATCAATAAAGATCAACGTAATTTGGCCTTACTGAAAGAAACCGTACTAAAAATTTACGATGCCTTATGCTATACAGAACAACAGGTTGAAAGCAAGTATCCACAGATAAAAGCTATTCTTCCAGAAAATATTACATTCATTTCGGCTGAAGAATTACTGCAAAAATATCCTAATCTAACTGCAAAAGAACGTGAAAATACGATCACAAAAGAATATGGTGCGGTGTTTTTATATGGTATCGGAGGGGCACTCAGCAATGGTGTTGCACACGACGGACGCGCAGCGGACTACGACGACTGGAGTACTGCAAATGAAGCTGGACACAAAGGATTGAACGGAGACATTCTGGTATGGAATCCCATCTTAAATTCAGCTTTTGAGCTTTCTTCCATGGGAATCCGCGTCGATAAAACCGCTTTGGCACATCAGATGGAAATCAGAAATTGCACTGAAAAATCCAAACTGACATTCCATAGCATGCTTCTCAATGATCAATTGCCGGAATCTATGGGCGGTGGAATCGGACAATCGCGTGTCTGTATGTTTATGCTCAAGAAACAACATATCGGAGAAGTCCAAGTCAGTATCTGGGAAGAGGACAAAAAAGAAACACTAAGACAAGAAGGTATTGATATATTATAA
- a CDS encoding DEAD/DEAH box helicase, which translates to MQEKVVESYQKDHDLILLSPTGSGKTLAFSLLILEQLKEIVREVQVLILVPTRELALQIEQVLRKVATGHKVTCAYGGHSTRIEKNEFKDAPGIIIGTPGRIKQHIEEGNFDPSGIHTLVLDEFDKSLELGFQHQMDFIIRHIPSIRSRILTSATMMEVIPPFTQIQEPILIDFLNNSQNIPHITIKKVVVPVQKKLEALLKLICKIGTKKMIIFCNHRDAVDHISELLDNRNIIHDTFHGGLEQQDRELALLKFRNHSNNVLITTDLAARGLDIPEVDAIIHYQLPHKEDGFIHRNGRTARMQAKGDVYVILKPEEAYPYISTEIPEEEFPEYYDLPENSPFATLYVSAGRKDKVNKIDIVGFLLHLEGVEKDDIGIIEVKDKVAYVAVKRKLASVIINKANGQKIKGRKVKIGRT; encoded by the coding sequence ATGCAAGAAAAAGTAGTGGAATCGTACCAAAAAGATCATGATTTAATCTTACTTTCACCCACAGGATCTGGCAAAACCTTGGCCTTTTCATTGCTGATTTTAGAGCAACTGAAGGAAATCGTTCGGGAGGTTCAAGTACTGATCTTAGTTCCGACCCGCGAACTGGCCTTACAGATAGAGCAAGTACTGCGCAAGGTAGCCACAGGTCACAAAGTCACCTGTGCCTATGGCGGTCATAGTACCCGCATCGAAAAAAATGAATTCAAGGATGCTCCCGGAATTATTATAGGAACTCCAGGACGCATAAAACAACATATCGAAGAAGGAAATTTTGATCCTTCCGGTATTCATACCCTCGTGCTAGACGAATTTGACAAATCGTTGGAACTGGGATTTCAGCATCAAATGGATTTCATTATTCGGCATATACCGTCCATCAGATCACGTATACTGACTTCTGCAACGATGATGGAGGTAATTCCGCCATTTACACAGATACAGGAGCCTATTCTTATTGATTTTTTGAATAATTCACAGAATATACCCCACATTACAATCAAAAAAGTAGTTGTCCCAGTTCAAAAGAAATTGGAGGCATTACTAAAACTCATCTGCAAGATCGGAACGAAAAAAATGATTATCTTCTGTAATCATCGCGATGCAGTAGATCACATCAGCGAACTGCTGGACAATCGCAATATTATTCACGACACGTTTCATGGCGGACTCGAACAACAAGATCGTGAGCTGGCGCTTCTCAAATTCCGCAATCATTCCAACAATGTTTTGATCACGACCGACTTGGCGGCAAGAGGACTGGATATCCCTGAAGTTGATGCCATTATTCATTACCAGCTACCACATAAAGAAGATGGCTTTATTCATCGCAATGGACGTACTGCGCGTATGCAGGCAAAGGGTGATGTCTATGTCATCCTAAAGCCTGAAGAAGCCTATCCCTATATATCGACGGAAATACCTGAAGAGGAATTTCCCGAGTACTATGATCTTCCGGAGAATTCACCTTTCGCCACACTTTATGTTAGTGCTGGACGAAAAGATAAAGTCAATAAAATTGACATTGTAGGTTTTCTCCTGCATTTGGAAGGTGTTGAAAAAGACGACATCGGTATAATAGAAGTGAAAGATAAGGTCGCCTATGTCGCCGTTAAAAGAAAGCTTGCTTCTGTTATTATCAACAAGGCAAATGGGCAAAAAATCAAAGGACGTAAAGTAAAAATTGGACGTACCTAA
- a CDS encoding menaquinone biosynthetic enzyme MqnA/MqnD family protein has protein sequence MNKIRVSAVSYTNTYPFLNGIRKSKVMEQIDLSVDYPSACAQKVIDDQADIGIIPTAALLSLPEYYINTDFCIGTEGAVDSVFIFANKPIEEIKTLRLDKQSRTSNGLARVLIKNYWKKDVELVTDESIEPDAYVLIGDRTFGKKNAVPYVYDLGKEWFNFTGLPFAFALWVSNKKLPDSFVEQFNDALAYGVEHATDVIAGLPEFEGFDYTKYLTEHLNFHLTAKKREAVQLYLRYLKELD, from the coding sequence ATGAATAAAATTAGAGTTTCTGCCGTATCGTATACCAATACTTATCCGTTTTTGAATGGAATACGTAAATCAAAAGTGATGGAACAAATCGATTTGAGCGTCGATTATCCAAGTGCCTGTGCACAGAAAGTAATCGATGATCAAGCTGATATCGGGATCATACCGACCGCTGCCTTGTTAAGTCTACCTGAGTATTATATTAACACTGATTTTTGTATCGGTACAGAAGGTGCTGTCGATTCTGTATTTATTTTTGCCAATAAACCTATTGAAGAGATAAAAACTTTACGTTTAGATAAGCAATCGCGCACTTCAAATGGTTTAGCACGTGTATTGATAAAAAATTATTGGAAAAAGGATGTGGAATTGGTCACTGATGAATCTATAGAACCAGATGCCTATGTTTTAATTGGGGATCGTACTTTCGGTAAGAAGAATGCAGTACCTTATGTTTATGATTTAGGGAAAGAGTGGTTTAACTTTACCGGGTTACCTTTCGCTTTTGCCTTATGGGTGAGTAACAAAAAACTTCCCGACTCTTTTGTGGAGCAATTTAATGACGCTTTAGCGTATGGTGTTGAACATGCAACCGATGTGATAGCTGGTCTCCCAGAATTTGAGGGCTTTGATTATACAAAATATCTGACGGAGCATCTTAATTTTCATTTGACAGCCAAGAAGCGCGAAGCTGTGCAATTGTATCTCCGGTATTTAAAAGAATTGGATTAA
- a CDS encoding histidine phosphatase family protein, with the protein MKKTFYFIRHGQTDLNLRGIVQGRGVNSPLNKTGIAQAQAFFDHYSTVPFDKIYTSTLLRTHQTVQGFLDLNLPWEQLVGLDEISWGIYEGKEQTPELLAGFEQLVAAWRNGELDVSIENGESPHELMARQQVALDHMLAQTDEKNILVCMHGRALRIMLCLMTGVDARYMDDFPHTNTALYKLLYDNGQFEIVDHYNTAHLEALINE; encoded by the coding sequence TTGAAAAAGACATTTTATTTTATACGACACGGACAGACTGATCTAAATTTAAGAGGTATTGTGCAGGGGCGTGGTGTTAATTCCCCACTCAATAAGACGGGCATAGCTCAAGCTCAGGCTTTCTTTGATCACTATAGTACGGTGCCTTTTGATAAGATATATACCTCCACTTTATTGCGTACTCATCAAACTGTACAGGGCTTCCTTGATTTGAATTTGCCTTGGGAACAGCTCGTTGGTTTGGATGAAATAAGCTGGGGAATTTATGAAGGGAAAGAACAAACACCGGAGTTGCTTGCTGGTTTTGAACAATTGGTTGCAGCATGGCGTAATGGAGAATTGGATGTCAGTATTGAAAACGGAGAGTCTCCCCATGAATTAATGGCTCGTCAACAAGTCGCCTTGGATCATATGCTCGCTCAGACAGATGAAAAAAACATATTAGTCTGTATGCACGGGCGTGCTCTACGGATAATGCTTTGTCTAATGACTGGCGTCGATGCCCGTTATATGGATGATTTCCCGCATACAAATACTGCTTTATATAAATTGCTGTATGATAATGGCCAATTTGAGATTGTAGACCATTACAATACTGCACACTTAGAAGCATTGATAAATGAATAA
- the mqnE gene encoding aminofutalosine synthase MqnE has product MNAIDKLNFLINDKNLAVEWRDIAEKVLREERITFEEGVLLYEKGELGYLGVLANYIREKRHGDHTFFNRNFHIEPTNVCVYDCKFCSYSRLIKERAEGWEMEVDGMMDIVKKYDKEAVTEVHITGGVVPKQNLEFYADFFRKCKAHRPELHIKGLTPVEYYYIFKKAKLSHYDGLKYLQSCGLDSMPGGGAEIFHPEVREQIAHDKCTAEQWLDIHEQAHKLGMHTNATMLYGHIEQFWHRVDHMERLRQLQDKTGGFQTFIPLKFRNKENQMSHIPEVSVIEDLRNYAIARIYMDNFDHIKAYWAMISRDTAQLSLAFGVDDIDGTLDDTTKIYSMAGAEEQKPGMTTQEVVELIKNVGRHPIERDTLYNVVTDYNDVVFDQVDQKKSYYALPVVNS; this is encoded by the coding sequence ATGAACGCAATAGATAAATTGAATTTCTTGATTAACGATAAGAATTTAGCTGTCGAATGGAGAGATATAGCGGAGAAAGTTTTGCGAGAGGAACGTATCACTTTTGAGGAAGGCGTACTTTTGTATGAGAAAGGTGAGTTAGGCTACCTTGGTGTGCTTGCTAACTATATTCGCGAGAAACGCCATGGTGATCATACTTTTTTCAATCGTAATTTTCACATCGAGCCGACTAATGTCTGTGTCTATGACTGTAAGTTTTGTTCGTATTCCCGCTTAATAAAAGAACGGGCTGAAGGTTGGGAGATGGAAGTCGACGGCATGATGGATATTGTGAAAAAGTACGACAAGGAGGCTGTTACTGAAGTTCATATTACCGGAGGGGTTGTTCCTAAGCAGAACCTCGAATTTTACGCCGATTTTTTTCGCAAATGTAAGGCACATCGCCCCGAGTTGCATATCAAGGGACTTACACCTGTAGAGTATTACTATATTTTCAAGAAAGCAAAATTGAGCCATTACGACGGATTGAAGTATCTGCAATCCTGCGGATTAGATTCTATGCCGGGCGGTGGTGCGGAAATCTTTCATCCGGAAGTCAGAGAGCAGATTGCACATGATAAATGCACAGCCGAACAATGGCTGGATATTCATGAGCAGGCGCATAAGCTGGGCATGCATACCAATGCAACCATGCTATACGGCCATATAGAGCAGTTTTGGCATCGTGTGGATCACATGGAGCGCTTAAGACAGCTGCAGGATAAGACTGGTGGTTTTCAGACCTTTATTCCATTAAAATTTAGAAACAAGGAGAATCAAATGTCCCATATTCCGGAGGTATCCGTTATTGAAGACCTCAGGAATTACGCGATTGCTCGAATTTACATGGATAATTTTGATCATATTAAAGCTTATTGGGCAATGATATCGAGGGATACGGCCCAGTTGTCCTTGGCTTTTGGGGTCGATGATATAGACGGAACACTGGATGATACGACAAAAATATACAGCATGGCAGGAGCAGAAGAGCAAAAACCAGGGATGACCACACAAGAGGTTGTCGAGCTGATAAAAAATGTTGGACGCCATCCGATTGAAAGAGATACCCTCTACAATGTGGTAACCGATTATAATGATGTTGTTTTTGATCAAGTTGATCAAAAGAAAAGCTATTACGCATTACCTGTTGTCAATTCATAA